The genomic segment TTATGGAAAGAAGTCTGGAATTGGTCATATCGCTATTGGGTGTAATGAAGACGGGAGCAGCGTTTTCACCACTGGACATTCAGTGGCCTGTCGATCGACTCCAGTCTGTTATTGCTGAGCTGGGTAGCGAGTTCGTATTCGTAGAATCTGGACATGCCTTTACGGAAACGGATTTGGGAGCGAAATTGGTCGCGATTGATCAGGGGCGCCTGAAACCGGAAGCGGAAAATCCAAACCTGTCCGTATCGCTGGAAGACCCCATCTATGTCATTTTTACTTCTGGCTCAACAGGCAAACCAAAAGGAGTCGTCGTACCGCATAGAGGGATCGTCAACCGCTTTAACTGGATGGATGATTATTTTGGACAAGACGCAGCGCAATCTGTCCTTCAAACCACCAACCATGTATATGACAGTGCCATTTGGCAATTCTTCTGGCCGCTGACCAATGGCGGAAAAACCGTCTTGCCTACTACGGGGATGACTGTCTCGGCTGATTACATGGCTGGAATCATTGAAGAAGAGCAAATTACCTTAACTGATTTCGTCCCATCTGTTTTTAATGTGATCGTGAATCAGTTAGCTGAAAATCTCGAACTGCAGGGCAAATTACAATCGCTCAGAAAGATCATTATCGGCGGCGAGGAAATTGTTCCGTCTGCGGTTTCCAAATTCCTGAAAATATTCCAGTATGTATCTCCGGCGAATTTGTATGGCCCGACAGAAGCAAGTATCGGATGCATTGCCTATCAAATTACGGGAGAGGAAGATCGCATCCCGATTGGAAAACCGATATTCAACACGAAAATCCTTCTACTCGATGCGTACGGAAAACGAGTGCCAATAGGTGTTCCTGGAGAAATCTACATTTCGGGCATGCCGCTTGGACTAGGTTATTTGCATAACGAGCAGCTAACGAGACAGAGCTTTGTCGATAATCCATACGCGGAACCCGGCTATGAAAAAATGTATAAGACAGGGGATTTGGCTGTCTATTTACCGGATGGAAACATCCACTTCCTGGGCAGAAAGGATTTCCAGATCAAAATCAGGGGATATCGAATTGAGCCAGGGGAAATTGAAAGCAAGCTGCTTTCGCTGGAACAGGTAAAAGAAGCAATCGTTATCGCCAGAGAGGAAGAAAATGGAAGCAAATACTTATGCGCGTATATTGTGACAGAGCATGAGCTTGCAGCTGACGAGTGGAGAGACCTGCTCGCTAAAGATTTGCCAGATTACATGATTCCTTCTTTCTTCGTTCGACTAGACGCTATGCCGATTACCGCTGTCGGAAAAGTGGATCGGAAAAAACTCCCTCTTCCTGATCGCTCTCTCTTGGTGGAGGAACACATCGTCGAGCCGTCCGATGAACAGGAACAAATCATGGTCACCATCTGGAAGGATGTGCTGGGGCTGACGCAAGTAAGTGTGACCCACAACTTCTTTGAGCTTGGGGGAGACTCCATTAAAGCCCTTCAGATGATAGCGAGATTGAGGAGTCATGGGTATGAACTCCGATTGAGAGACTTGTTCCAAAACCCGCGCATTCGCAGTGCAGCAAGGTATCTCCAGACGCTGACCAGACAGATTGATCAGGGGCCAGTAATGGGAGCAGTAGCGTTGACACCGATCCAGATGAACTTCTTTGAACAAAACCACCAGAACCCGCATCATTACAATCAATCTGTCATGTTGTTCCGTGAAGCTGGCTTTGATCCAGAGCTGGTTCAACAAGCATTTACGAAGCTGATTGAGCATCATGATGCTTTGCGAATGAAATTCCAATTGAATGAGTCACACATTGTCCAGGAACATCGGAAACTGGACGAGTGCCTGGTTCCCATGATGATCAGGGAGTTCTCGGCTCAAAACGTAGAGGAGATGGAGCAAGCTGCGCAGCTCATACAGGAAGGAATCCATTTGACAGATACTGCGTTGGTAAATCTCGGTCTTTTCCGAACAGAAGATGGAGATCACTTGTTAATCGTGATTCATCATCTCGTTGTCGATGGGGTCTCATGGCGGATTCTTCTAGAAGATTTCCATGCGGTGTATGACTCCTTGCTGAAGAAAGAAGAGCCTGTTTTGCCTATGAAAACCGATTCCTATCAAACATGGTCTGAAGAATTGCAAAAATATGCGCAGGGAAGCGAAATTCAACAGGAAATCGAATATTGGAAGCAGGTAGAGGAAATGCCATTCTCTCCTCTGGCAAAGGCGGAAACGATTGGGGCACCGCTTATGCAAGAGACAACAGATGTCACCATCGAGCTTGATGAAGCCTACACAGAAAAGCTGCTGAAGCAGAGCCATCAGGCTTATAACACCGAAGTGAATGATTTGTTGCTTGCGGCGTTGGGCTTGGCGGTAAAAGAGTGGGCGGGGATAGAGCATGTGCTCGTCAATCTGGAGGGACATGGCAGGGAAGAGATCGTGACGGGCATCGATATTTCACGCACGGTCGGATGGTTTACAGCCCAGTATCCATTCGTACTGGATATGAGCCGATCGGAATCTCTTGGCTACCAGATCAAAATGGTGAAAGACAGCTTGCGACGTGTGCCGAACAAAGGCATTGGGTACAGCATTTTACAGTATCTGTCTGCGAAACAAACCGATGTTCCGTTAACGTTCCAGGTAAAGCCCGAGATCAGTTTTAACTATTTGGGACAGTTCGATACAGACTTGGAATCAGGAAGCTTGACGACTTCCTCCCTTTCACCGGGCCGAGAAATCAGTCCAACCGCCATTCGATCCTTTGTGCTTGATGTGAATGGAATGGTGATGAATCGCAAGCTGACCCTTACTTTTACGTACCATCGTGAAGAGTTTGAAGAAGGAACCATTCAGCGCCTCGTGGATGCCTACCGAGAAAAGATCGTAGAAATCATTACGCACTGCTTATCGAAAGAGTCAGTCGAGCAAAGCCCAACAGATTTCACATACGATGAGCTGTCCATTGAGGAATTAGATCATCTTTCCCAACTGCTGGGTGAAAAAATTCAATGATAGATGGTGATGAGGTATGAATGGTGTTCAAATAAAAAATATATACCGATTGACACCTATGCAAGAAGGCATGCTGTATCACTTTATTCTTCATCCTGAATCAGAGGTTCACTTCGAACAAACGGTGATTACGATGGAGGAGTCGTTGCGGCTTGATCTCCTTGATCAGAGCTTTCGCGATCTCGTCGAGAGATTCGATATCCTGCGAACAGTCTTCCACTACAAAGAAAGTAAAAAGCCTCTGCAAATCGTGTTGAAGCAAAGAGAAGCAGCTATTCAGATCGAGGACATCTCTGACCTGACAGAGGATGAACAAGAAGCATTTGTGGAGCAGTTTCTTGTAAGAGATCGGAGCAAGAGATTTGATCTGGAGAGAGATCTGTTGTTTCGGATGACCGTTATGAAGTTGAGTGAATCGAAATACAAGATGGTGTGGAGCTTCCACCATATTATTATGGATGGCTGGTGCTTGGGGATTGTCGCAAAAGACTTTTTCCATATTTATCGCTCTTATCTTCAAAATAAGAAGGCTGAGCTGGCTCCGCCATATTCCTTCAGTAGCTATGTCACCTGGCTTGGCAAGCAAAACAAACAAGAGGGACTCTCATTCTGGCGAGATAGTTTGGATGGATTTGATCAGCAATCTCCTTTACCGGTTGAATATATTTCAACCGGTAAGGGATACCAACGAGAATCAATCGTGTTTCGCATTGATCGGGAAACGACTGCCCGATTGGAGCAGATAGCGAGATCAAATGATGTGACACTGAGCATCGTCTTTCATTCCCTCTGGGGATTGTTGCTGCAACGATACAATTATGCCAATGATGTTGTCTTCGGCTCGGTCGTTTCGGGACGTCCCTCTGAGCTCGTTGGCGTGGAAGAAATGGTTGGATTGTTTGTCAATACGATCCCTATGCGAATTCGCAGTGAAGGCAAACAGACTTTTTCGGAGTTACTCGGGCAGGTGCAACAGTTCTTTACAGCCACAAGCAGCTATCAATACTTGTCACTGGCGGATATTCAGTCCGAGACCACATTAAAACAAAACCTGATACAGCATCTCATGGTCTTTGAAAACTATCCATTGACGGAGGAGGCATCCGACGAAGATGGAAAAGGCGGTTTATTCGGAATTACGGATGTCCAAGGATATGAGCAAACCAGCTACGACTTCAACTTGTGCATTATTCCCGGAAAGGAATTAGAAGTTCACTTTATCTATAATGCACTTGCCTATAGCGATGCCTACCTGCAAAAAGTGCAAGCGCATTTGAATCAGTTGATTCAAAGTGTCATCCGCAATCCCGACCAGCCGATTGCAAAAATGCAAATGGTCACGGACGAGGAGCAGGCTCTCATTCTGCAACATTGGAATGACACGGATATGCTGGTTGATCAAACCCGAACCATTGACCAGCTATTTAAGGAACAGGTCAAAAAGGGACCGCATCACATTGCCGTGGTCGATCAGGAAGGCACCTACACGTATCAGGAATTAGATGACAAATCCGATGCACTGGCCCACGTGCTGCGTGAGAAAGGGGTAAAACCAGGCAGCATTGTTGGTGTGATAGTGGAGCGGTCTGCTGCTTACAGCCTCGCCATCTTGGCCGTTTTAAAAGCGGGTGGGGCTTTTCTCCCCATTAGCACCGACCATCCGAGTGAACGGATCAGCTATATGATCGAAGATAGCGGGACCAGCATTGTTTTGATCCATGATCCGACTGTAGCGTATGCAGAGCGTATTCTCCCTACATCAACGTTGATCAATCTTGAGGATAGGAGCCTATACAAAGGCGTTACATCTGATGTACAGACCCTTCATCGTTCCAGCGACCTGGCCTACGTCATTTATACATCCGGGTCAACGGGGAAGCCAAAGGGGGTAAGGCTGCACCACGTCGGAATCGCCAACCTCCAGCAGTTTTTCATCAACGATCTCGGTATTACCAAAAATGACAAGGTGTTGCAGTTTGCCAGCATCTCCTTTGATGCCTCTGTCTGGGAGTTTACGATGGGAGTATTGACTGGGGCGAGATTGGTCATTGTTTCAAAGGATGTCGTACTCGATCCGCAGGCTTTCAGTGAGTATCTGCTACGGCATGAAGTAACAGTTGCGACGCTTCCGCCTACCTTTGTAACGTATTTGGAGCCGGAAAATTTTCCGAAATTGAAAACGTTAATCACCGCAGGTTCCGCAGCAAACTGGGAGCTCGTCCATAAATGGAGTGCGCATTGCCGCTACATCAACGCATACGGTCCAACCGAAACAACGATTTGTGCAACGACTTGGACGTATGAAGGGCAAGAGGGGCTGCCGCAGCAAGTGCCAATCGGAAAGCCTATTGCCAACACAAAAGTATACGTGCTGGATGCGCATGGTCATTTGCAGCCCCAGGGAATTCCTGGTGAGCTGGCAATAGCTGGCATTAGCGTCGCAGATGGCTACATCAATCGTGAGGAATTGACGAACGAGAAATTTGTGGCAGATCCGTTTATTCCCGGCTCGAGGCTCTACAAGACGGGAGATATGGTGAAATGGCTTGCGGATGGAAGTCTGGAATATTTGGGGCGAATGGACAATCAGGTCAAGATACGTGGTTTTCGTATCGAGCTTGATGAGGTTGAAAACGTAATCCTATCCCAGGCAGGAGTGAAGGAAGCGGTCGTGTTGGCCAAAAAAGAGCAGGGAGGAGATGCCAGCCTGATCGCTTATCTGGTCTGGGAGCAGCCTGATTGGAACAGAGATTTGCGTCAGGAGCTTTTGGCCACTCTTCCAGCCTATATGGTACCAACGTATATCCACGTCCTTGAGAGAATGCCTGTAACACCGAATGGAAAGATAGATCGGAAAGCATTACCTGAGCCGGCCATGATCCGGGAGGCGAGTAAGCAACTGAATCCCCCTGTTACAGAGCAGGAGATAAGGCTGGCGGAAATCTGGAAAGAAGTGCTCGACCTACAGGAAATCAGTGTGGATGACCATTTTTATGATCTGGGCGGGCATTCTATCAAAGCAATCCAATTGGTAGCGCGACTTCATAAGGAAGGAATAGAAGTGAAGATTCAAACGATCTACCAATATGACACAGTCAGAGCGCTAGCAGGATATTTAGATACCGTAAACCGGATTCGCATCACAAAAGCACAAGATAAAAAAGATCTCGAAACCTTGATCTACGCTCATTTTCAAGTACGAAGCAACTATGTAGAGGTGCCCTTCGGCAACAAACACCGGGCTGTTCTGTACGTGGAGGAAAATGCACAGGACAAACACCAAGAAATACTGTCCTTATTGCGTAGGTCTTGTGATCCTGCGATTCAGCCGCACGCCATTCAATATCTGGATCTCTCGCAAAAAGCATGGGAAAAAGAGAAAAATCATTTCTCAGAGGCTATGCTTGATGAGAAGGAATCCTTGCCATGGCAGGAGCGGCTCGTCAAAGACCTTGATCAGAAGCTCCAGCGTTATTCGGAGGCAATCGTCAATCAGCAGACTGTTATCAGACAGCCGCTGTCACCTTCACAGCGCTATCATGTACAGGAAAAAGACATTTCTGGAACAGTGATTCGCTTTGAGCGGATGATCGATCCTAAGACGCTGGAAAAGGCCTTTCTTGCCATCCTCGAGCGTCATCATTTACTGCGATGCACGTTGGCTTTTGAGGAAGAAGAGCCATATTGGAAAGAATATCCTTGCCCTAGTGAGATTACGCTCCCTGTTGTTGATGTATCGAGCGATTCGGATGACAGAAAAGAAGAGGTGCGCCATCTCTTACTGAGCGAATATTTTTACAAGCAGCATGATTCGCTCGGTTCTCTGTCATACAAAGTGATCTTGCTGAAAGAGAGCGAGAAAGAGTACTCGTTCATATTCCCGGCATCGCATCTCATTTTTGATTTGATCAGCAGTGAAGTTCTGCAAAACGACATGAACCTGTATTACGAAGCGTTGGAAAATGGCACAGACCTCTCGGAAAATGATCGGAATACGTATTGGGATTTCGTTCAGCAAATTACCAAGGGTCCAGTTGGAATCGAAGATCAGCAGCTTATGGAGGAATTTGATCTTCAAGGATTTGAGAATAGTCTTTTGTCCATAGAAAGACAACTTCCCTCTTCATCCATTTTGGACGGTTACACGATTGTTACCTGCGAACTAGATATGGACAACACGCAGGAGATAGAAAATGCGCGGATTCCGATTGCTCTTTTAGCCAGATTTTGCGAAAGGAGCTATGGAGTTCAAAAAGCACCCATCTTCCTCATGAACTTTGGCAGATCCTTTATGGGGAATCATTTCTTCGATGTGCTTGGCGAGTGTATCGATCATATTCCGCTTCATATTGATCGGGCGTGGAGTCTCGATGAGTTGGAAACGTATGTGAAAGTTCGGTTGGATCTCGCAAAGGAGAGGAACATCCATTTCACCAATCTCGTGCAAAATTCTGACGTAACGGAAAACTATCCTCTTTCCCACCACTCACTCATCCAATCCTTGCAGATGACACCTATTATTTGCAACTTTTTGGGTGAGCAAAACAAGAGTCAACCAAGTGAATACGATCACCTGTTTATCAAAGGAAAGAAGCGTATTCTCTTTGAGGCTTCTTATACATCCATGGGTAAAATGACTATTTTTATGGCTTTGCCATATCGAGAGGATGAAAGGAGGCTTCGAGTGATCTTGGAGGAGGAAGCGAAAAAATTGATAGGAATGCCTCTAGTCATACGCTAAGAGTCGTCTAGGCATCGTATTGGAAATCGGCAGATGGATTCCGCTCTATTCCGAGTTTATTGTCCGTGGGGTGTAGCGGGATCATCTTGCCGAAATAAATCGTCACCTAGAGGGATTACTATTCAGGGAGGTTAAGATGGGCAACCAAACATACGGTTTAAATATTTTTCTCTTTTCTTTTACTCGTTTCATTACAGAATTAGGCAGTGGTGTATACAAATTTGCTCTTGCCCTGTACATTGCGGATGTGACGGGTTCTTCCGCTGCATTTGCAACTGTCTTGGGCTTTTCGTACTTGCCAGGGGTGCTGATTAATATTTTTGCAGGCGCCTATATTGATAGACACAACAAGAAAACGATCATGGTTGTCACCGAGCTGCTAAGCGGTGCGCTGGTTCTCTTGTTTTTACTGTTTTTCCTTCAGTCTCCCACGAATCTATGGCTGTTTGTCGGATACGCCTTCGTGATCAGTACCATTCAGGCTTTTACGTATCTCGCTTTGCAAGCATCCATTCCTGAGCTGGTAGATGAGGAAAGAGTAGGTAGTATGAACTCTATCTACCAAGCGATCAGCGCCATTCTTAATGTAGCGGGTCCTTTGGTAGGGGCGGTTGCCTATGGGTTACTGGGGATGGAAATGATTTTGCTGATTGATGGCCTTTCTTTTATCGGAGCAGGGATCATGCAGATGTTCCTCCGTTTCCGCAAGTCTGAGGCAGTGCAGGAGACACCGCAAAGCTATACAGAAACCATTAAGGAAGTCTTCCAATATATTCGAGAACAGGTTGTCATTAAGTACTTGTTCCTGATTTTCCTCGTGCTCAACTTTATTTTCCCTCCCCTCATGTATGTGGGGCTGCTGCATATTGCCTATCGAGTCGAAAAAGTATCGATGGAGCAATTCTCCTTTATTCAGTCCTCCTGGTTTATCGGGATCATTATCGGAGCGGCTGTTGTCTCTATGAAAAAGGTAAGCAAATACGTTGAGAATAAAATCTTTCTTTTGATTCAATTGCAAGGGCTTCTCTTGCTGACATGGGTATTTCCGATTTTTGTTCCGGAAACGAGTAACGCCTCTTGGATCATTACAGGCGTATTTGTCTCGATTTTATTGGTCTCCGCGATCTTCAACTCCATGGGGAACATCCCGATCTTTACCTTTGTTCAATTGAACACGCCTGAGCATTTACGTGCCAGCATGTTTGGTGTGGTCGGCACTTTTACTGGGGTGGCCGTACCTTTTGGGATCTGGTTGTACGGTATTTTACTGGAGGCCGTTCACTGGACGTATCTCGTGTTGGCATCGGGTGCCATCATTTTCGTGATCGCCTTGATCGCTCATCTGAACAAGCAAGTGAGTCAATACTTTAAGAAAAAAGAAGAACCCATGGTTGCAGACAAGTCTGCTTGAGCAAGGTCACTATTACTAGAGAGAAAATATGATGTCAGCTTCATTCAAAAAGACAATGACAAAACTACTGGAGGACTCTACGTGAAGAGTATGCACTACGTCGTTTTGACCGTTGTACTGATGTTCATCGCGGGATGTGGAGAAGAAGCGAAACAGGAAACGGAGCAAACAAAACAAAAGATCGTGCAGGTGCACACCGTAAAACAGACGGATTCCTTGCCGATCCCACTTACTGCTTTCGTTGAATACAAACAGGAGAGCCAATTAGCCTTTGGGGCTTCTGGTACGATTGAACGAATGAACGTAACAAAAGGGGCAAAGGTGACTCAAGGCCAGGTATTAAGTTCATTAAATACGAACTATTATCAAAAAGGGCTGGAAGCGGCACAAAGCCAGGTTCAAAGTGCATCGGCGTTGCGTTCAAAAACGTTGCAAGGAGCAAGCGCGGATCTCATCAGCAAACAACGCCTGGCAGTGAACAGCCAGGAAAAGCGCTTGAAAGATGCGCAACGGAAATGGGAGACAGCCCAGGAGCTGTTTAAGGGCGGCGCTATTTCACAGAGTGAGCTGGACAGTGCGCAGTCGGAAAAAGAGCAAATCGAGATTTCGCTACAAGAGGCACGAATTACGTTGGATAAGTTGCTAAAGGGGGCGGAGGTCAACGAGATTGCCAGTGCAGATGCCGAGTTGAAACAAGCGGCCAGTGAAGTAGAGCTCGCAAAGAAGACCCTTCAAGAAACGCAACTCGTCGCGCCGTTTAGCGGTACGGTCATCGATGTGACCCAAAAGGCAGGAAGTCTTGCCCAGCCAGGCCAAAGTATCATTCACCTTGTCGACAGCTCGGAAGTGAAGCTACAGGTCGATGTCCCATTGGATGTGATGGAAAACTACAAGCAAGGGGACACGGTGCCTGTGACAGTCGAAGGAAAGGCCAAAAGTACAGGGACCATTACATTTATTTCCCCCGTTCTTAACCAGGAAACGGGAAAGTATCTTGTAGAGATAGCTGTTCCCAATAAAGACAACGCGTTGATAGAGGGAATGGTTGCGACTGTAGAGATGTCACGCAAAGTAAACGGAGTGCTCGTTCCCGTCCAAAGTGTTGGCATTAAGGAAACACAGCGCTTCGTCATGGTTGTCGAGAATGGTGTCATCAAGAGACGTGACGTGGAAGTGGGGCAAATTTTTGGAAATAAGGTCGAGATTCTATCGGGCCTTCAATCAGGCAATCAAATCCTAATCTCCGGCATAACGTACTACGCCGAAGGAGAAGTCGTTACGGTGAAAGGGGAGTAACCGATGGACAAGGTCATTCTCTTTTTGCTGAAACGAAAAGTGATCCTCTATTTGTGCACATTCCTCATCGTGCTTACCGGAATCGGTGCGCTCTTTTCCTTCCACGTGGAGCTCGTACCGAAAACGAATTTGCCTTGGATTGAAGTGAATATTTCAGGAGGAGCGCTGCCACCTGAAGAGATGGTAGAAAAGGTCACGAAAAAAATAGAGCAGGAATTGAAATCTGTGGCTGGGATTAAAAATTTCTCATCGAAAACAGGGACGGGGTTTTCTGGCATCTCGATCCTTGCAGAGGATGGGGAAGGTGAAAAGGTCAAGCAAGAGACACAAAATATTGTGAATCGGCTGCGCAACGAGTTTCCCAAAGTAGTGGATACCGTAACCGTCACTCAAACGAATTTAGGTGATGAGGACTTGATCGACTACGCAATGGTGGGTGCCGATACACAGACCATGCTCACCTTGCTGAAGACGACCATTAAGGATCGAATAGAATCCGTCCCGGGTGTGAAGGAAGTGGTCGTATCCGAGGACGGTTTTGAAAATAAGGTTGCGATCACATTTCGTCCTGAACGGCTTACTGCCTATCGAACGACAGCAGCGGATGTTGTTGGTCAGCTTCAGGGTGCCAATTGGAAAAAAGCGGTGGGGATATTGGAGAATCCCGGGTTCGACACCGTTGTGATGATTGACAACAGCTTAAAAAATGTAGAAGCGTTCAAAACCATTTTGATCAAGACACCCAAGGGCAAGGTTGCACTTGAACAATTGGCAACGGTGAGTGACTTGCGCGGAAGCGTGAAGGACGCTATTTCCATGACAGAAGGAAACCTCTTTGTGCAAATCAGTGTAAAGCGGGCTGCGGGGAGTGACCTGATCACCACGCAGAAGAAAGTAGAGGAAGTTGTGAGGCAAATCAATGAGGAGGCGGGCGGTAACTACGAGCTGAGAGTCATGTTTGAATCCGTCTCTTTTATTAAAAAAGCGATCACCAATTTGAGTCGAGACGTTGTCATTGGGGGAATATTGGCAATCCTCGTTCTCTGGGTATTCCTGCGAAATTGGCGTGTGACGATGGTCATTGCAACGACGCTGCCTCTCTCCATCCTGATGACTTTCATCGCTTTGAAAGCTGCCGGATACAACATTGACATGGTGGTATTGATATCACTGAGTTTGTCAATCGGATTGATTGTTGACGCCGCGATCGTTGTTCTGGAGAGTATTTATCATTTGAGAGAAAAGGGGATGCAGCTGAAACAGGCCATCGTTCAGGGCTCAAAAGAAGTCTTAGCACCTGTTTTTGCATCCCAATTAACTTTGATTATTGTGTTTTTACCACTTGTGGTCGCGGATTTTGAACAGTGGCTGAAGCCTATTCTTCATACCATTGCGTTTACCGTTACCTCTACCATTCTTGCGTCAACGATTGCAGCTTTTCTGTTTGTTCCGATTTTTTCCGAGCGTTTTCTTCAACATGATAAACAGTTGCAGTCCCATGGCGAAAAAGAAGGGAAGAATCGGATTGTTTCTCTCTTTCAGCGATTACTGTTGCTAACCCTTCGTCATCGAATTCTCACATTGCTGGTGGCTCTTGCGGTGTTTGTAGGAGCGTTGAGTCTCTTCCCATTGATTAAAATAGGAAATGGCTTGAATGCCAATGAGAATCAAATTTTTGCCACGCTCACGATGCCCGATGGCACTAGCTTGGAACAGGCGAACACAGCGGCAGTTGAAGCGGAAAAAGCGTTGAGAGAGTTGTCAGACGTGGATCAAGTCTTTTTTACGGCAAAGAAAGAGACAGTCGAATTAAATATTACATTAGTGACCAAGTCGCAACGAACGCAAGAGAAAGAAGAATTTATGCAAGAAGTAAACGGCCGATTGAATGCCGTTGACGGAGTGGAACGGACGAGTTTGACATTTGGCTTCTCAGGTGAATCGGCACCTATTGAGTTGCAGGTCGCGGGCGAAGATTTGGAGGTTTCCCGGTCGATTTCCACCAAAGTAGAAGACATGCTGGGGAGCATCCCCGGTGTCGTCAATATTCGGAATGACTTTGAAAGAGGGAAGGAAAAAGTAACGCTGACACCGAATCAGGAGGCAATGTCTCAATTACAGGTTGACTCGGATTCATTGGACAGCCAAATCAGCATGCTGCTTGGGGAGCAGCCCCTATCCACAATCAGTCAAAATGGCATCGAAACCTCGATTGTTGCCAGATATCCAGAGACATGGGTGACACATCCTGACCAACTCCAACAGACTATGATTCGAACCGAAACAGGCTCACAGGTGCCGTTACACGAGCTGGTTGAT from the Brevibacillus brevis genome contains:
- a CDS encoding MFS transporter → MGNQTYGLNIFLFSFTRFITELGSGVYKFALALYIADVTGSSAAFATVLGFSYLPGVLINIFAGAYIDRHNKKTIMVVTELLSGALVLLFLLFFLQSPTNLWLFVGYAFVISTIQAFTYLALQASIPELVDEERVGSMNSIYQAISAILNVAGPLVGAVAYGLLGMEMILLIDGLSFIGAGIMQMFLRFRKSEAVQETPQSYTETIKEVFQYIREQVVIKYLFLIFLVLNFIFPPLMYVGLLHIAYRVEKVSMEQFSFIQSSWFIGIIIGAAVVSMKKVSKYVENKIFLLIQLQGLLLLTWVFPIFVPETSNASWIITGVFVSILLVSAIFNSMGNIPIFTFVQLNTPEHLRASMFGVVGTFTGVAVPFGIWLYGILLEAVHWTYLVLASGAIIFVIALIAHLNKQVSQYFKKKEEPMVADKSA
- a CDS encoding efflux RND transporter periplasmic adaptor subunit, which produces MHYVVLTVVLMFIAGCGEEAKQETEQTKQKIVQVHTVKQTDSLPIPLTAFVEYKQESQLAFGASGTIERMNVTKGAKVTQGQVLSSLNTNYYQKGLEAAQSQVQSASALRSKTLQGASADLISKQRLAVNSQEKRLKDAQRKWETAQELFKGGAISQSELDSAQSEKEQIEISLQEARITLDKLLKGAEVNEIASADAELKQAASEVELAKKTLQETQLVAPFSGTVIDVTQKAGSLAQPGQSIIHLVDSSEVKLQVDVPLDVMENYKQGDTVPVTVEGKAKSTGTITFISPVLNQETGKYLVEIAVPNKDNALIEGMVATVEMSRKVNGVLVPVQSVGIKETQRFVMVVENGVIKRRDVEVGQIFGNKVEILSGLQSGNQILISGITYYAEGEVVTVKGE
- a CDS encoding non-ribosomal peptide synthetase, coding for MNGVQIKNIYRLTPMQEGMLYHFILHPESEVHFEQTVITMEESLRLDLLDQSFRDLVERFDILRTVFHYKESKKPLQIVLKQREAAIQIEDISDLTEDEQEAFVEQFLVRDRSKRFDLERDLLFRMTVMKLSESKYKMVWSFHHIIMDGWCLGIVAKDFFHIYRSYLQNKKAELAPPYSFSSYVTWLGKQNKQEGLSFWRDSLDGFDQQSPLPVEYISTGKGYQRESIVFRIDRETTARLEQIARSNDVTLSIVFHSLWGLLLQRYNYANDVVFGSVVSGRPSELVGVEEMVGLFVNTIPMRIRSEGKQTFSELLGQVQQFFTATSSYQYLSLADIQSETTLKQNLIQHLMVFENYPLTEEASDEDGKGGLFGITDVQGYEQTSYDFNLCIIPGKELEVHFIYNALAYSDAYLQKVQAHLNQLIQSVIRNPDQPIAKMQMVTDEEQALILQHWNDTDMLVDQTRTIDQLFKEQVKKGPHHIAVVDQEGTYTYQELDDKSDALAHVLREKGVKPGSIVGVIVERSAAYSLAILAVLKAGGAFLPISTDHPSERISYMIEDSGTSIVLIHDPTVAYAERILPTSTLINLEDRSLYKGVTSDVQTLHRSSDLAYVIYTSGSTGKPKGVRLHHVGIANLQQFFINDLGITKNDKVLQFASISFDASVWEFTMGVLTGARLVIVSKDVVLDPQAFSEYLLRHEVTVATLPPTFVTYLEPENFPKLKTLITAGSAANWELVHKWSAHCRYINAYGPTETTICATTWTYEGQEGLPQQVPIGKPIANTKVYVLDAHGHLQPQGIPGELAIAGISVADGYINREELTNEKFVADPFIPGSRLYKTGDMVKWLADGSLEYLGRMDNQVKIRGFRIELDEVENVILSQAGVKEAVVLAKKEQGGDASLIAYLVWEQPDWNRDLRQELLATLPAYMVPTYIHVLERMPVTPNGKIDRKALPEPAMIREASKQLNPPVTEQEIRLAEIWKEVLDLQEISVDDHFYDLGGHSIKAIQLVARLHKEGIEVKIQTIYQYDTVRALAGYLDTVNRIRITKAQDKKDLETLIYAHFQVRSNYVEVPFGNKHRAVLYVEENAQDKHQEILSLLRRSCDPAIQPHAIQYLDLSQKAWEKEKNHFSEAMLDEKESLPWQERLVKDLDQKLQRYSEAIVNQQTVIRQPLSPSQRYHVQEKDISGTVIRFERMIDPKTLEKAFLAILERHHLLRCTLAFEEEEPYWKEYPCPSEITLPVVDVSSDSDDRKEEVRHLLLSEYFYKQHDSLGSLSYKVILLKESEKEYSFIFPASHLIFDLISSEVLQNDMNLYYEALENGTDLSENDRNTYWDFVQQITKGPVGIEDQQLMEEFDLQGFENSLLSIERQLPSSSILDGYTIVTCELDMDNTQEIENARIPIALLARFCERSYGVQKAPIFLMNFGRSFMGNHFFDVLGECIDHIPLHIDRAWSLDELETYVKVRLDLAKERNIHFTNLVQNSDVTENYPLSHHSLIQSLQMTPIICNFLGEQNKSQPSEYDHLFIKGKKRILFEASYTSMGKMTIFMALPYREDERRLRVILEEEAKKLIGMPLVIR